In Rhodobium gokarnense, the sequence CGATGACAACCTCGTAGTCGGATTTCGGCTCCGGATCGCGCCAGGCCGGCTTCCAGCCCCTGTTGCCGGTAAGCCCTTCGGAAAAAATGCGCCAGGCCGAATAGGTCATGCTGTCCCGCCGAGGATTGTTCGGAGCAAAGGATAGGGGCGGTTCGCGCGATTGACTTTCGAAAAACAGTCATAAAAAATCGGGAAATGGACATCGCTCCCGAAACGCCGCCCTATCGCGTCGCTGTCCTCGTCATCGACGATTTCGCGCTGATGTCGTTCGCCGCACTCACCGAGCCGATGCGGGCCGCGAATCTGCTCGCGGGCAGGACCCTTTACGAGGTGCGCTGCCTCAGCCTGTCGGGAGAGGACGTCGAGAGCTCCGGCGGCGCATGTGTGCCTGTCATCGCCAGCATCGACGAAGCGCCGGCGGCCGACCTTTTCATGGTGGTCGCCGGCGGCGATCCGTTCGCGGTCTCCGATCCGCGCCTCTTCAGCCGCTTGCGTCGCATCGCGCGGACGGGCGTCACCCTCGGCGGGGTCTCCGGCGGCCCGGTGATTCTGGCCCGTGCCGGGTTGATGGCAGCGCGGCGGATGACGGTACACTGGGAGTATATGGCCGGCCTGCAGGCGATCCTGCCATATCTCCTTATTGAGAAAAGCCTCTACGTGGTCGACCGCGACCGTATCACCTGCGCGGGCGGCACCGCGCCCATCGACCTGATGCATGCGATCATCGCCGGACACCACGGCCCGGCTTTCGCGCGCACCGTCGCCGACTGGTTCCTCCACACTGACGTGCGCCCCTCCGCCGGGCCGCAGCGGGCGGGCCTCATCGAGCGCTGGGGGACGACGAACGCTGCTGTCCTCGACGCCATTACCATGATGGAAAGCCACATCGCCGATCCACTGCGGCTGGACCAGCTTGCCGATTTTGCAGGCCTCGGCCCGCGCCAGCTCAACCGGCTGTTCCGCGAGCACTTGGGCGCAACGACCATGGGCTTCTACCGCGACCTCCGACTGGAAAAGGCCCGCAACCTCATCCGCAACTCGCCCTTGGCGCTGTCGGAAATCGCACTCGCCGCGGGGTTTTCCAACTCCGCCCACTTTGCGGCGGCCCACACCCAGCGCTATGGAGCACCGCCTTCTGCGTTAAGGCGCGGGTGAGGGCAGGGCACACTCTGCGCGACGCGTTTCGTTCGGAAAACCGTGCCGGAACGTCAGAACGCGCGGCCTGAGCACCGACGTAGTGAAACACTCAGTCGTCACCCCAGGCGTGACCCGGGGCCTATTGCCCGCATCTGCACGGTATGTCGCTACCCAAGGGGTTTCGTTCGTTGCGTGAGGCAAGGCCCTTGCGAGATTCGCCGCGGGCTACTGCTTTGAGACGGGCAATGGGTCCCGGCTCTCCGCCACGCTCCGGCCGGGATGACGATTGTGAATTTGGCAGCGTCGCGGCTCCTCGACGCCCTCGGCGTCGCAAGGTCGAACGGCCGCCGGCGCTGATGCGCCACCCCCCGCGGAGGCGATGAGCGAAGCGAATCCACCGTGAGCGAAAACAACGACGCCAGCGGCGTCGCAAGGCGAAGAGCCGCCCGAGCCAATGCGAGGCCCCGACTGGAGCGAAGCCCGAAGGGCGACAGCGTGAAGTGAGAAAATGGCGGGAGTGACGGGACTCGAACCCGCGACCTCTGGCGTGACAGGCCAGCGCTCTAACCAACTGAGCTACACCCCCG encodes:
- a CDS encoding GlxA family transcriptional regulator — encoded protein: MDIAPETPPYRVAVLVIDDFALMSFAALTEPMRAANLLAGRTLYEVRCLSLSGEDVESSGGACVPVIASIDEAPAADLFMVVAGGDPFAVSDPRLFSRLRRIARTGVTLGGVSGGPVILARAGLMAARRMTVHWEYMAGLQAILPYLLIEKSLYVVDRDRITCAGGTAPIDLMHAIIAGHHGPAFARTVADWFLHTDVRPSAGPQRAGLIERWGTTNAAVLDAITMMESHIADPLRLDQLADFAGLGPRQLNRLFREHLGATTMGFYRDLRLEKARNLIRNSPLALSEIALAAGFSNSAHFAAAHTQRYGAPPSALRRG